Proteins encoded in a region of the Paucidesulfovibrio longus DSM 6739 genome:
- the thrB gene encoding homoserine kinase codes for MPDIDTETRCVTLIGIAGAGKSTVGRLLAEALGWAHVDTDKLLEAYYGLPLQDLLDGVGLPKFLELEEHQIANLGVQRSVVSTGGSVIYGPRAVARIKAIGPVVHLHVEPETFAARVAAAPNRGLAIGEKTKEELHAERLPLYRAAADVEFATDEPTPEETVRQILRWLETEQGILPGKGCAA; via the coding sequence GTGCCTGATATCGATACTGAAACGCGCTGCGTCACCCTCATCGGCATCGCCGGGGCGGGCAAGTCCACCGTGGGCCGCCTTCTGGCCGAGGCCCTGGGCTGGGCGCACGTGGACACGGACAAGCTGCTCGAAGCCTACTACGGCCTGCCGCTCCAGGATCTGCTGGACGGCGTGGGCCTGCCCAAGTTCCTGGAACTGGAGGAACACCAGATCGCCAACCTCGGCGTGCAGCGCAGCGTGGTCTCCACGGGCGGCAGCGTGATCTACGGCCCCCGCGCCGTGGCCCGCATCAAGGCCATCGGCCCCGTGGTCCACCTGCACGTGGAGCCCGAAACCTTTGCCGCGCGCGTGGCCGCCGCCCCGAACAGGGGACTGGCCATCGGCGAGAAGACCAAGGAAGAACTCCACGCCGAACGCCTGCCCCTCTACAGGGCGGCCGCGGACGTGGAATTCGCCACGGACGAGCCCACTCCCGAGGAAACCGTGCGGCAGATTCTCCGCTGGCTCGAAACCGAGCAGGGCATCCTGCCGGGCAAGGGATGCGCGGCATGA
- the pyrR gene encoding bifunctional pyr operon transcriptional regulator/uracil phosphoribosyltransferase PyrR, translating into MEECGLILSDKGMERTLERLASELSERRGDDERLVLLGIQRRGADLAERIKTRLDKALGRRIPLGKLDINLYRDDWTTLNIQPSINCTEIPFDIEGASIVLVDDVLFSGRTIRAALEALLDYGRPKRVELLVLIDRAGLRELPIQADYVGKRVVTKGEEHVDVRVAERDEEDKVCLVKS; encoded by the coding sequence ATGGAAGAATGCGGCCTGATTCTCTCCGACAAGGGCATGGAGCGCACGCTCGAACGCCTCGCCTCCGAGCTTTCGGAGCGGCGCGGAGACGACGAGCGGCTCGTGCTGCTGGGCATCCAGCGGCGCGGGGCCGATCTCGCCGAACGCATCAAGACCCGCCTGGACAAGGCGCTGGGTCGGCGCATTCCCCTGGGAAAACTCGACATCAACCTCTACAGGGACGACTGGACCACCCTGAACATCCAGCCGAGCATCAACTGCACCGAGATTCCCTTCGACATCGAAGGCGCCAGCATCGTGCTCGTGGACGACGTGCTCTTCTCCGGACGGACCATCCGCGCCGCCCTGGAAGCGCTCCTCGACTACGGCCGCCCCAAGCGGGTGGAACTGCTGGTGCTCATCGACCGCGCCGGGCTGCGCGAGCTGCCCATCCAGGCCGACTACGTGGGCAAGCGCGTGGTCACCAAAGGCGAGGAACACGTGGACGTGCGCGTGGCGGAGCGAGATGAGGAAGACAAGGTCTGCCTGGTCAAATCCTAG
- a CDS encoding TetR/AcrR family transcriptional regulator, whose protein sequence is MKTKDRILDIARTMISEIGYHGTTTAALAKRAGISEGTIYRHFENKEDILLHILQELDDKYSAFLQTLRLITDGDHGTIERILRGHVKFASDNLADLKIVLSSYALLSPSKQSMTTVIERMNDFFSDCMERSMKMGVIREVNVEPTAKVLVAMLLGVMQLKVYWPDMEGDLDPEAVLFIRRSLIKDL, encoded by the coding sequence ATGAAGACCAAAGACAGGATTCTGGACATCGCCCGCACGATGATCTCCGAAATAGGCTACCACGGCACCACCACGGCCGCGCTGGCCAAGCGCGCAGGCATATCGGAAGGCACGATCTATCGCCACTTCGAGAACAAGGAGGACATCCTCCTGCACATTCTCCAGGAGCTGGACGACAAATATTCCGCTTTTCTGCAAACCCTGCGCTTGATCACGGACGGCGACCACGGCACCATCGAACGCATCCTCCGGGGCCACGTCAAGTTCGCCTCGGACAATCTCGCGGACCTCAAGATCGTGCTCAGCTCCTACGCGCTGCTCTCGCCCTCCAAGCAGTCCATGACCACCGTCATCGAACGCATGAACGATTTCTTTTCCGATTGCATGGAACGCTCCATGAAAATGGGCGTCATCCGCGAGGTCAACGTGGAACCCACGGCCAAGGTGCTCGTGGCCATGCTGCTCGGCGTGATGCAGCTCAAGGTCTACTGGCCGGACATGGAGGGCGACCTCGACCCGGAGGCCGTGCTCTTCATCCGCCGCAGCCTGATCAAGGATCTCTAG
- a CDS encoding IscA/HesB family protein, producing the protein MIEITAAAKQQLDNYFEGKEVQPIRVYLASGGUAGPKLSLALDELHDDDEKFESQGFEVVIEKSLFANTGDIRIDMTYYGFTVDSQNPVGGGGGCSGGSCSTSGCGH; encoded by the coding sequence ATGATCGAAATCACCGCCGCTGCAAAGCAGCAGCTCGACAATTACTTCGAGGGCAAGGAAGTCCAGCCCATCCGGGTATACCTTGCTTCGGGCGGCTGAGCCGGCCCGAAACTCTCGCTGGCTCTGGATGAGCTGCACGACGACGACGAAAAGTTCGAGTCCCAGGGATTTGAAGTGGTGATCGAAAAATCCCTCTTCGCCAATACCGGGGACATCCGCATCGACATGACCTATTACGGCTTCACCGTGGATTCCCAGAATCCCGTGGGCGGTGGGGGCGGCTGCTCCGGCGGCTCCTGCTCCACCTCCGGATGCGGCCACTAG
- a CDS encoding DJ-1/PfpI family protein has product MAAKKILMLVGDFVEDYEVMVPFQMLLMVGHEVHAVCPDKKAGQTVRTAIHDFEGDQTYSEKPGHNFLLNADFDKVDADEYDALVIPGGRAPEYLRLNAKVIEIVQKIAAAKKPIAAICHGPQILVSAGVLKGKTSTAYPAVMPDVVDAGSTWCEVNATASNACVDGNLVTAPAWPAHPEWMAKFLKVLGSTIEP; this is encoded by the coding sequence ATGGCTGCCAAGAAAATCCTCATGCTTGTCGGTGATTTCGTGGAAGATTACGAAGTCATGGTTCCCTTCCAGATGCTGCTCATGGTCGGACACGAGGTCCACGCCGTCTGCCCGGACAAAAAAGCGGGACAGACCGTGCGCACCGCGATCCACGACTTCGAGGGCGACCAGACCTATTCGGAAAAGCCCGGCCACAATTTCCTGCTCAACGCGGACTTCGACAAGGTCGATGCGGACGAGTACGACGCCCTGGTCATCCCCGGCGGACGCGCGCCCGAATATCTGCGCCTGAACGCCAAGGTCATCGAGATCGTGCAGAAGATCGCCGCCGCCAAAAAGCCCATCGCCGCCATTTGCCACGGCCCGCAGATCCTGGTTTCCGCTGGCGTGCTCAAGGGCAAGACCTCCACGGCCTACCCCGCGGTCATGCCCGACGTCGTGGACGCGGGCAGCACCTGGTGCGAGGTCAACGCCACGGCTTCCAACGCCTGCGTGGACGGAAACCTGGTCACTGCCCCGGCCTGGCCCGCCCACCCCGAATGGATGGCCAAGTTCCTGAAGGTGCTCGGCTCCACCATCGAGCCGTAG